Proteins from one Listeria innocua genomic window:
- the pepF gene encoding oligoendopeptidase F has protein sequence MSKTNALPLREEVPENLTWDLTTIYPNDEAWEKAFTELQKITEESDQFKGRLAESSQTLYEALQFRDKAYDLISNLYVYAHLKMDQDTANAKYQGLHSRAGSLVTKLMSALSYYDPEILAMDESVLKQFLNENKDLQLYAHLLEELNLSRPYILSEKEEALLANAGEVLGSSSNTFNTLNNADMKFPTIKDENGEEIEITHGRYGKLLESNDPRVRKDAFLGVYSVYEGLKNTLASTLNGQVKKSNFYASTRGYKSAREAALSGNHIPETVYDSLLKSVNNNASLLHRYVKLRKELLGLEELHMYDLYTPLSDDVNLEFTYKEAKEIVLEALKPLGDEYQSILKEAFDSRWIDVMENKGKRSGAYSSGSYSTNPYILLNWQDNINNVYTLAHELGHSVHSYYTRKNQPFVYGDYSIFLAEVASTTNENLLTDYLLKKYDDPKVRAYLLNHYLDGFKGTVFRQTQFAEFEHAIHQADQEGVALTADYLTETYFDINKKYYGDAIVYDAEIGYEWSRIPHFYMNYYVFQYATGFSAASALSAKILTEGQEAVTAYIDFLKAGSSDYPIEVLKKAGVDMATPNPVDDALKVFEQRLDELEKLVK, from the coding sequence TTGAGTAAAACGAATGCATTACCTTTAAGAGAAGAAGTTCCAGAAAATTTAACTTGGGATTTGACTACTATTTATCCAAATGATGAGGCTTGGGAAAAAGCCTTTACAGAATTACAAAAAATCACAGAAGAAAGCGATCAATTTAAAGGTCGTCTAGCGGAAAGTAGCCAAACGCTTTATGAAGCACTACAATTTCGTGATAAAGCTTATGATTTAATTAGTAATTTATATGTTTATGCTCATTTGAAAATGGACCAGGATACAGCTAATGCGAAATACCAAGGATTACATAGTCGGGCAGGAAGTTTAGTTACAAAACTAATGTCTGCATTATCTTATTATGATCCTGAAATTTTAGCGATGGATGAGAGTGTTTTAAAACAATTTTTAAATGAAAATAAAGATTTGCAACTATATGCACACTTATTAGAGGAATTAAACTTAAGCCGACCTTATATTTTAAGTGAAAAAGAAGAGGCATTATTAGCGAATGCTGGCGAAGTTTTGGGTAGTTCTTCTAATACGTTTAACACATTAAATAATGCGGACATGAAGTTCCCTACAATTAAAGATGAAAATGGCGAAGAGATTGAAATCACGCATGGTCGTTATGGTAAGTTGTTAGAAAGTAATGACCCGCGTGTTCGTAAAGACGCGTTTCTTGGTGTGTATTCTGTTTATGAAGGATTAAAGAATACCTTAGCATCTACTTTAAATGGGCAAGTGAAAAAATCTAATTTTTATGCTTCTACACGTGGATATAAGTCCGCTCGTGAGGCAGCACTTTCAGGAAATCATATTCCGGAGACAGTTTATGACTCTTTATTAAAATCAGTAAACAATAATGCTAGTTTACTTCATCGCTATGTAAAATTACGTAAAGAATTGCTTGGATTAGAAGAACTTCATATGTATGATCTTTATACACCGCTTTCTGATGATGTTAATTTGGAATTCACTTATAAGGAAGCAAAAGAGATTGTCCTTGAAGCCTTGAAGCCACTTGGGGATGAATATCAATCGATTTTAAAAGAAGCTTTTGATAGCCGCTGGATTGATGTGATGGAAAATAAAGGTAAACGAAGCGGGGCATACTCTTCTGGTTCATATAGTACAAATCCATATATTTTATTGAATTGGCAAGATAATATTAATAATGTTTATACGCTAGCTCATGAACTTGGACATAGTGTTCACAGTTACTATACAAGGAAGAATCAACCATTTGTTTATGGAGATTATTCGATTTTCTTAGCAGAAGTTGCTTCTACGACTAATGAAAATTTACTGACGGACTATCTTTTGAAAAAATATGATGATCCGAAAGTACGCGCTTATTTGTTAAATCATTATTTAGATGGATTTAAAGGAACTGTATTCCGTCAAACGCAATTTGCTGAGTTTGAGCATGCTATTCATCAAGCAGATCAAGAAGGAGTTGCTTTAACAGCTGATTATTTAACAGAAACTTACTTTGATATTAATAAGAAATATTATGGTGATGCAATTGTTTATGATGCTGAAATTGGTTATGAATGGTCTCGTATTCCACATTTTTACATGAACTATTATGTTTTCCAATATGCGACTGGGTTTTCGGCAGCATCAGCTTTAAGTGCGAAAATTTTAACTGAAGGTCAAGAGGCGGTAACAGCTTATATTGACTTTTTGAAAGCAGGAAGTTCTGATTATCCAATTGAGGTGTTGAAAAAAGCAGGAGTTGATATGGCAACACCGAACCCTGTGGATGACGCTTTAAAAGTTTTTGAACAAAGATTAGATGAATTAGAAAAACTAGTCAAATAA
- a CDS encoding competence protein CoiA, whose product MIFIFTAKNNNGDTFTITKMNVERIKQEERLFCKSCDSPVMIKAGEIKIPHFAHEKATKCAFASEGESEEHLLAKRQIMAWFGFQGIPVELEHYFPAISRQADIYVSDATVIEFQRSSVPISEMIQRTMDYLSIGLEVHWMLGQTIKKEKGRISLTIFQQAFIQFEQKLGYHFWHYSASDKITTLYYHLTFEKGNRFFASEMKFSSKAPMNEWKQKIARIITRHAYVKRDRELERQKICFYYAKFKKHGQFMQKLYSAGYYLHYLPKEIGVDLEEQFLVITPAVEWQFDLWETFFNMLEKGDTFSEECFLEKFQSVVTQIMTIWLSPNECLKLGKSYIAYLISVGVLSVVPEKRYRVKRVMTFSGNRVSRV is encoded by the coding sequence GTGATATTTATTTTTACAGCTAAGAACAACAATGGAGATACTTTTACTATTACAAAGATGAATGTAGAGCGAATCAAGCAAGAAGAAAGATTGTTTTGTAAATCATGTGATAGTCCTGTAATGATAAAAGCCGGCGAGATTAAAATACCGCATTTCGCTCATGAGAAGGCGACTAAGTGTGCATTTGCTTCTGAAGGAGAGAGTGAGGAGCATTTATTAGCTAAGAGGCAAATTATGGCTTGGTTTGGCTTTCAAGGAATTCCTGTTGAATTAGAGCATTATTTTCCTGCAATTAGCCGGCAAGCGGATATTTATGTGAGTGATGCTACTGTAATCGAATTTCAAAGATCATCGGTCCCAATTAGTGAAATGATTCAGCGGACGATGGATTACTTATCAATTGGATTAGAAGTTCATTGGATGCTCGGCCAAACAATAAAAAAAGAAAAAGGACGTATTAGTCTCACTATTTTTCAACAAGCGTTTATTCAATTTGAGCAGAAGTTGGGTTATCATTTTTGGCATTATTCTGCAAGCGACAAGATAACTACTCTTTATTATCATCTGACATTTGAAAAAGGCAATCGCTTTTTTGCTAGTGAGATGAAATTTTCTAGCAAAGCACCGATGAATGAATGGAAGCAGAAAATAGCTCGAATTATTACACGCCATGCATATGTAAAGCGAGATAGAGAATTAGAAAGGCAGAAAATATGTTTTTACTACGCGAAGTTCAAAAAACATGGACAATTCATGCAAAAATTATATAGTGCAGGTTATTATTTGCATTATTTACCGAAAGAAATTGGTGTGGATTTAGAAGAACAATTTTTAGTCATTACTCCTGCTGTAGAATGGCAATTCGATTTATGGGAAACGTTTTTTAATATGTTGGAAAAAGGCGATACTTTTAGTGAAGAATGTTTTTTAGAGAAGTTTCAATCAGTAGTAACACAAATAATGACAATTTGGCTTTCTCCAAATGAATGCTTGAAATTAGGAAAATCATACATTGCTTACTTAATAAGCGTAGGAGTATTATCAGTAGTGCCAGAAAAACGATACCGAGTGAAGCGAGTTATGACTTTTTCTGGTAATCGCGTGAGTCGGGTGTAA
- the mecA gene encoding adaptor protein MecA — MEIERINEDTIKFYISYLDLEERGFNQEDVWYDREKSEELFWDMMDELKYEEEFSPEGPLWIQVQALKHGLEVFVTKATIGGKGEDGFDVTLSSPDELAEEKIEKLLEENFNPVKKESLGEDDTLEFILEFRDFEDLISLSRATGLENLVTKLYSYQGKYYLNVEFPENKYDESNIDNAVSILLEYGLESNLTGYMLAEYGKVIFDVPALKQVRKYF, encoded by the coding sequence ATGGAAATTGAACGAATTAATGAGGATACTATCAAGTTTTATATCTCTTATCTGGATTTGGAAGAGCGTGGTTTTAATCAAGAAGATGTTTGGTATGACCGCGAGAAAAGTGAAGAACTTTTCTGGGATATGATGGATGAGCTGAAATATGAAGAAGAGTTCTCTCCTGAAGGTCCGCTCTGGATACAAGTCCAAGCCTTAAAACATGGCTTAGAAGTATTCGTAACAAAAGCTACAATTGGTGGAAAAGGCGAGGACGGTTTTGACGTCACGCTTAGCTCCCCAGATGAGCTTGCAGAAGAAAAAATCGAAAAACTACTCGAAGAAAACTTCAATCCAGTGAAGAAAGAATCACTTGGAGAAGATGATACGCTAGAGTTTATTTTAGAGTTCCGTGATTTTGAAGATCTCATTTCACTTTCACGTGCAACAGGACTGGAAAATTTAGTAACTAAGCTATATTCGTATCAAGGGAAGTATTATTTGAACGTAGAATTTCCTGAGAATAAGTATGATGAATCTAACATTGACAATGCCGTTAGTATTTTGCTTGAGTACGGTTTAGAGTCGAATTTAACTGGTTATATGCTAGCTGAGTACGGAAAAGTAATCTTTGACGTTCCTGCATTAAAGCAAGTAAGAAAATATTTCTAA
- the spxA gene encoding transcriptional regulator SpxA: MVTLYTSPSCTSCRKARAWLEEHDIPYKERNIFSEPLSLDEIKEILRMTEDGTDEIISTRSKTFQKLNVDLDSLPLQQLFELIQKNPGLLRRPIIIDEKRLQVGYNEDEIRRFLPRRVRTYQLREAQKMVN; encoded by the coding sequence ATGGTAACGTTATACACTTCACCTAGTTGCACATCTTGCCGAAAAGCTCGTGCATGGTTGGAAGAACATGATATCCCTTATAAGGAAAGAAACATTTTTTCTGAACCACTTAGTTTGGATGAAATTAAAGAAATTCTTCGTATGACTGAGGATGGTACAGATGAAATTATCTCCACTCGTTCAAAAACTTTCCAAAAATTGAACGTGGATTTAGATAGTCTTCCTTTGCAACAACTATTTGAATTAATCCAGAAAAATCCTGGCTTATTAAGACGTCCTATCATTATTGATGAAAAACGTTTGCAAGTTGGGTACAATGAAGATGAAATTCGCCGTTTCTTACCGCGCCGTGTACGTACGTATCAACTACGTGAAGCGCAAAAAATGGTTAACTAA
- a CDS encoding ABC transporter ATP-binding protein, which produces MTEQKEKLLEIHNLKQYFNKGTASEVRAVDDISFDIYKGETLGLVGESGCGKSTTGRTIIRLYDATGGEVIYNGKDVHARKSRKEMLEFRRKMQMIFQDPYASLNPRMKVKDIIAEGIRIHGLAKTPEETNQQVYELLETVGLSKEHAGRYPHEFSGGQRQRIGIARALAVQPEFIIADEPISALDVSIQAQVVNLLRQLQKEKNLTYLFIAHDLSMVKYISDRIGVMYFGKLVELAPANDLYHAPLHPYTESLLSAIPLPDPNYERTRVRKAYDPTIHNYKDGDEIKMREIAPGHFVYCSEEEEVMYKEKHAKLTAEAAVK; this is translated from the coding sequence ATGACTGAACAAAAAGAAAAATTATTAGAGATTCATAATCTAAAGCAATACTTTAACAAAGGTACTGCAAGTGAAGTACGTGCTGTTGATGATATTTCTTTTGATATTTATAAAGGTGAAACACTTGGTTTAGTAGGTGAATCTGGTTGTGGTAAATCTACAACTGGACGTACAATTATTCGTTTGTATGATGCAACTGGTGGAGAAGTTATTTATAACGGTAAAGATGTGCACGCACGTAAAAGCCGTAAAGAAATGCTTGAATTCCGTCGTAAAATGCAAATGATTTTCCAAGATCCATATGCGTCTTTAAATCCGCGTATGAAAGTTAAAGATATTATTGCTGAAGGTATTCGTATTCATGGCCTTGCTAAAACACCTGAAGAAACGAACCAACAAGTATATGAGCTACTTGAAACAGTTGGACTAAGCAAAGAACATGCAGGTCGTTACCCACATGAATTTTCCGGTGGTCAACGTCAACGTATCGGTATTGCTCGTGCGCTTGCAGTTCAACCAGAATTTATTATTGCCGATGAGCCTATTTCTGCACTGGATGTATCTATCCAAGCACAAGTAGTTAACTTATTACGTCAATTACAAAAAGAAAAAAATCTAACTTACCTATTCATTGCCCACGATTTATCAATGGTTAAATACATTAGTGATCGTATTGGCGTAATGTACTTCGGTAAATTAGTAGAGCTAGCGCCTGCAAATGATTTATATCATGCACCGCTACATCCTTATACTGAGTCACTTCTATCCGCTATTCCACTGCCAGATCCTAATTATGAACGTACTCGTGTGCGTAAAGCATATGATCCAACTATTCATAATTACAAAGATGGCGATGAAATTAAAATGCGCGAAATTGCTCCTGGACACTTTGTTTATTGTTCAGAAGAAGAAGAAGTTATGTATAAAGAAAAGCATGCTAAACTAACTGCTGAAGCTGCTGTTAAGTAA